The following proteins are co-located in the Leptodactylus fuscus isolate aLepFus1 chromosome 8, aLepFus1.hap2, whole genome shotgun sequence genome:
- the LOC142217167 gene encoding up-regulator of cell proliferation-like, with the protein MVNPKILRTVSLILTNMVSKERLLEVFEKILQSNLPNLEHEVETFLQYTLKHDALDQMEDPRGKVQEVLNILHERGEEACQGFLDNLNKNSHLFPKILCILNEQRMDKATFNLVVEDLGLRQFLHNKLTLARIQSIGCSKLSDAPCRTMKDIPMDFLKHLMALNIQEAFRNFNFNHGKNSQQDTLGNVSGSVHPLDVVCGLLHCSDNFLRQEIIRRMAMCQVPVPLLLPAAEEPHSTFLLWAMRGITKSLGTLTEHNIVDISMPVFSFVSLGESRCIPIAKIINHIQNDLVHREMSWGDMPRHISDGLVEISWYFPADQLHFEKPFAMLSLHGNLQSNMRQFNFLTKVSSAVFILMENMTKQQWDLLSQTGANNKNYYFITQDQINHFCHQSLSELGLTEQNVLMQLDENFDEKLKFILKDTMQRRPIEMTLSEMSVVASKFNFCSDENQYDCEYGRLHSLELMDDIGMELKRDKGDVLRNCKVRIAKIEKQLCRLRNLGELHTTENKSQLTNEMYYLQMAQYWYNYSDVMTNLRYAFTYLNKAQQQYFLKWIQLQQFSANTKSSETIQEEVFCKIGQMYEAELTPCIAEDRRLYANFPEVAADLLLQGIPIELIDGDTGNIHLQWITDVLLALDTKTKGKCRIRVISVVGVQGTGKSTLLNTMFGLQFPVGCRQCTRGALMSLIKVEEKILGCHFLLIIDCEGLQALDNASVEENYDHDNELATLVVGFSDISIINMALGSISEMQNILEIVVHALLRMRETGKRPNCLLVYQMMEGESFEEETMRETKDKLCLGAQIAKNSKILQCNDTIECNILEDYWVIPPFHLKTSYSEKVIELKRYLLQLIKYQYQPESFRNVQNFTEDIKSLLNSVKNDNFIFRFKNILEGKIYTEIYERFLELEWNLCRKMHRWWVYREDQLSKPPPGEDKLEVEDVLKILNEEARTMEESLQVYFSDRTEDTYCYEAKKFEVEFMEKIESLKNQLETHYTNKCMQLKILRRGLVKTILEDFIKENWDSDETNFNGELHWKNAVAKYKAMTLKNHNVEEEFLQLLRRDMRTKGSLVNELIQSSSNLSDYAHATFTYDSKYVNKSWFMEKCNHMENCTSCHSKRGSFVQFITEKSNKYIYKMTESETVYDPVHGMDLLNMVNEIIHRDAMPYTVLFELDLKLQILTKAAPCFQKMHDDFLKKIEAQFAVDDDFVTQAILGLGYIAHDKRVVKNYCQDLLKPVVELKVKNMFMQNLISDYTNYMFAVNNRQRTSSEGSHGLGDIHHAPPGDTLQNIYNRFTDKEEIQVLITNMVSKVIQDIREMLQFNVWKIEKVSDNDLVTALWSVLEEETSVVRRNISYPPLNLQISTVSNCAVYFNFFLEKLQKQIQKELSFQSIREHYMQCPYWIH; encoded by the exons ATGGTGAACCCAAAAATTCTCAG AACTGTCTCCCTGATATTAACAAACATGGTCTCTAAAGAGAGATTGCTTGAAGTGTTCGAGAAGATCCTGCAATCAAATTTGCCCAATCTGGAACACGAGGTTGAAACATTTCTCCAATATACCCTCAAACATGATGCTCTGGACCAGATGGAGGATCCCAGGGGCAAAGTACAAGAAGTTCTGAACATATTGCATGAGAGAGGAGAAGAGGCTTGTCAAGGGTTTTTGGATAATTTGAACAAAAATTCACATTTGTTCCCTAAGATTCTCTGTATCCTGAATGAGCAAAGAATGG ACAAGGCAACATTTAATCTGGTGGTTGAAGATTTAGGTCTCAGACAATTTCTGCACAACAAGCTCACACTTGCACGTATTCAGAGTATTGGTTGTAGTAAACTATCAGATGCTCCCTGCCGTACCATGAAGGACATTCCCATGGATTTTCTAAAACATCTTATGGCATTGAATATCCAAGAAGCTTTTAGAAACTTTAACTTCAACCATGGAAAAAATTCACAGCAGGACACTTTGGGCAATGTGTCAGGATCTGTCCACCCTCTAGATGTTGTCTGTGGTCTCCTACATTGCTCAGACAATTTTCTGCGCCAAGAGATCATAAGGAGGATGGCCATGTGCCAGGTCCCGGTTCCTTTACTGCTTCCTGCTGCTGAAGAACcacacagcacttttttgttgtGGGCAATGAGAGGTATCACAAAGAGTCTTGGGACATTAACTGAACATAATATAGTAGATATCTCGATGCCAGTCTTTTCCTTTGTAAGTTTAGGAGAATCTAGATGTATACCCATAGCCAAGATTATCAACCACATTCAGAATGATCTTGTACACAGAGAGATGAGTTGGGGTGATATGCCAAGACATATCTCAGACGGGTTGGTGGAAATATCTTGGTATTTCCCTGCTGACCAACTACACTTTGAAAAGCCTTTTGCAATGCTCAGTCTACATGGAAACTTGCAGTCCAATATGAGGCAGTTCAACTTTTTAACCAAAGTGTCTTCTGCGGTGTTCATACTCATGGAAAATATGACCAAGCAACAGTGGGACCTGTTATCACAGACTGGGGCCAACAACAAAAATTACTATTTTATAACCCAAGATCAAATTAACCACTTCTGTCACCAATCACTTTCAGAACTTGGTTTAACTGAGCAGAATGTTCTGATGCAATTGGATGAGAATTTCGATGAAAAGTTAAAGTTTATCCTCAAAGATACCATGCAAAGGCGTCCCATAGAGATGACATTGAGCGAAATGTCGGTGGTGGCCTCAAAATTTAACTTCTGTAGTGATGAAAACCAATATGATTGTGAGTACGGAAGATTACATTCTCTGGAACTCATGGATGATATTGGAATGGAATTAAAGCGTGATAAAGGAGATGTACTCCGAAATTGCAAAGTGCGAATCGCAAAAATCGAAAAACAGTTGTGTCGACTAAGAAACCTAGGAGAACTTCACACAACAGAAAACAAGTCCCAGCTAACTAATGAAATGTATTATCTCCAGATGGCCCAATATTGGTATAATTACAGTGATGTAATGACAAATCTACGATATGCTTTTACCTATCTGAACAAGGCACAACAACAATATTTTCTAAAGTGGATACAGCTTCAACAATTCTCTGCAAATACCAAATCATCGGAAACAATACAAGAAGAAGTGTTTTGTAAGATCGGACAGATGTACGAAGCAGAATTGACTCCTTGCATAGCAGAAGATAGAAGACTATATGCCAATTTTCCTGAAGTAGCTGCAGACCTTCTCCTTCAAGGAATTCCAATTGAGCTCATCGATGGAGACACCGGCAATATACACCTGCAGTGGATCACTGATGTCCTATTAGCGTTAGACACCAAGACTAAGGGAAAATGCAGAATAAGGGTAATATCTGTAGTAGGAGTACAGGGTACAGGGAAGTCCACCCTGCTGAACACCATGTTTGGTCTACAGTTTCCTGTGGGCTGTAGACAATGCACTCGAGGAGCCTTAATGAGTCTTATTAAGGTAGAAGAGAAAATCCTAGGCTGTCACTTCCTTCTGATAATCGACTGTGAAGGATTACAAGCTCTCGATAATGCCTCGGTGGAGGAGAACTACGATCATGACAATGAATTGGCGACACTAGTGGTTGGGTTCAGCGATATTTCCATAATCAACATGGCTTTAGGAAGCATCTCGGAAATGCAAAACATTTTGGAGATTGTGGTCCATGCATTACTAAGGATGAGAGAAACTGGGAAAAGGCCTAACTGTCTATTGGTCTATCAGATGATGGAAGGAGAATCTTTTGAAGAAGAAACCATGAGAGAAACCAAGGACAAGCTATGTCTAGGTGCACAAATTGCTAAAAACAGCAAGATTCTCCAGTGTAATGACACCATAGAATGCAATATTTTAGAAGATTACTGGGTTATTCCTCCATTTCATCTTAAAACTTCTTACAGTGAAAAAGTCATAGAGTTAAAGCGATATCTACTGCAACTGATAAAATACCAATATCAACCGGAAAGCTTTCGCAATGTTCAGAACTTTACTGAAGATATCAAGTCTCTGTTGAATTCTGTGAAGAATGATAATTTCATCTTCAGATTCAAGAATATTTTAGAAGGAAAAATTTACACTGAAATCTATGAGCGGTTCTTGGAACTGGAATGGAATTTATGTAGAAAAATGCATAGGTGGTGGGTCTACAGAGAAGACCAGCTCTCCAAGCCACCTCCTGGTGAAGACAAATTAGAAGTCGAAGATGTATTGAAAATTCTGAATGAAGAGGCAAGGACAATGGAAGAATCCTTACAAGTCTATTTTTCAGACAGGACTGAAGACACATATTGCTATGAAGCAAAAAAGTTTGAGGTTGAGTTCATGGAGAAGATTGAAAGTCTCAAGAATCAGCTGGAAACTCATTACACCAACAAGTGTATGCAGCTTAAAATTTTAAGACGTGGATTGGTAAAAACTATTCTAGAGGATTTTATCAAAGAAAACTGGGACTCCGATGAAACCAACTTCAATGGTGAATTACACTGGAAAAATGCGGTGGCCAAATATAAAGCCATGACACTGAAGAATCATAACGTTGAGGAGGAATTTCTACAACTCCTGAGACGAGACATGAGGACCAAAGGGAGCTTGGTCAATGAACTGATCCAGAGTAGCAGCAATTTGTCAGACTATGCTCACGCAACTTTTACATACGACTCAAAATATGTCAATAAATCTTGGTTTATGGAAAAATGTAACCATATGGAAAATTGTACGTCCTGCCACAGCAAAAGAGGCAGTTTTGTCCAGTTCATAACAGAGAAATCTAACAAATATATTTACAAAATGACCGAATCAGAAACAGTCTACGACCCGGTGCATGGCATGGACCTGCTAAATATGGTTAACGAAATAATTCACCGGGATGCCATGCCCTATACGGTCCTGTTCGAACTAGACCTAAAGCTTCAAATCTTGACAAAAGCTGCCCCATGTTTTCAGAAGATGCATGATGACttcttaaaaaaaattgaagcccAGTTTGCTGTGGATGACGATTTCGTGACACAAGCAATACTTGGCTTAGGATACATAGCACATGACAAAAGAGTTGTCAAAAACTATTGTCAAGATTTGCTGAAGCCGGTGGTGGAGCTAAAAGTCAAGAATATGTTCATGCAAAATCTTATCAGTGACTATACAAACTATATGTTTGCAGTGAACAACAGACAGAGGACGTCTTCCGAGGGTTCACATGGTCTGGGGGATATTCATCATGCTCCACCAGGAGACACCCTGCAGAATATTTACAATCGATTTACAGATAAAGAAGAGATTCAGGTCCTAATAACAAACATGGTTTCCAaagtcatacaggacattagagaGATGCTACAGTTCAATGTATGGAAAATTGAGAAAGTTAGTGATAATGACCTTGTGACAGCTTTGTGGTCAGTACTAGAAGAAGAAACATCAGTTGTGAGAAGAAACATCTCATATCCACCTTTGAATTTACAAATTTCAACAGTTTCTAACTGCGCTGTCTATTTTAACTTTTTCTTAGAAAAATTACAGAAGCAAATTCAAAAAGAACTCAGTTTCCAGAGCATTCGAGAACATTACATGCAGTGTCCTTATTGGATACACTGA